In a single window of the Delftia tsuruhatensis genome:
- a CDS encoding glycosyltransferase family 39 protein encodes MTALTPQEAYYWTWSRFPDISYYDHPPLVSYSIGITTWIFGNTTFGVKMAAVLWSLGWNLLWLRLIRDMFDDPRLAWWSLLVLNSTLLYELYALGPTPDAPLLFGWTGTLWAVWRATHSRGLGWWLLAGIFLGTALLGKYSAILLLPAVGLYLLAPSRRPWLLHPGPWLALALALLLFAPVLYWNAQHDWSSLAFQSSRRLGEMSALKPRFFALLLATQTLLLTPWVMWLSLRGLWGAGRAVLASHADAATTLLWCSALVPLAVFGSASFLANGKLNWLIPAWWPLVVLGLRQSLSRPAAGLWRPLGLASTLALLLAASVLVTQADMKLPADLNVASGWRQAAARVDEQIAAERLAGRRAFVFSPNYKISSLIWIHRPSQERTYSSDIWGGKSLQYDHFPKDENLAGATGFLVLSDQAQSNIDMTEVARRFESLEWVETMETRSRGALVRRIEIWRGENYAGSAAQSGN; translated from the coding sequence ATGACAGCCCTGACGCCACAGGAAGCCTATTACTGGACATGGAGCCGGTTTCCCGATATTTCCTATTACGACCACCCACCCCTGGTCAGCTATTCCATAGGGATCACGACCTGGATTTTCGGCAATACCACGTTCGGCGTGAAAATGGCGGCGGTCCTGTGGTCACTGGGGTGGAATCTGCTGTGGCTGCGGCTGATCCGGGACATGTTCGACGACCCCAGGCTGGCCTGGTGGTCGCTGCTGGTCCTCAACTCCACCCTGCTGTACGAGCTGTATGCGCTGGGCCCCACGCCCGATGCGCCCCTGCTGTTCGGCTGGACGGGCACTCTCTGGGCCGTCTGGCGCGCCACGCATTCCCGGGGCCTGGGCTGGTGGCTGCTGGCGGGCATCTTTCTGGGCACGGCGCTGCTGGGCAAGTACTCCGCCATCCTGCTGCTGCCCGCCGTCGGCCTGTACCTGCTGGCACCTTCCAGACGGCCTTGGCTGCTCCATCCGGGCCCATGGCTGGCCCTGGCCCTGGCACTGCTGCTGTTCGCGCCCGTGCTGTACTGGAATGCCCAGCACGACTGGAGCTCCCTGGCCTTCCAGAGCAGCCGTCGGCTGGGGGAGATGTCCGCGCTCAAGCCCAGGTTCTTCGCCCTCCTGCTGGCGACGCAGACCCTGCTGCTGACGCCCTGGGTCATGTGGCTGAGCCTCCGGGGCCTGTGGGGCGCCGGCAGAGCGGTTCTCGCATCGCACGCCGATGCCGCGACCACCCTGCTATGGTGCAGCGCCCTGGTTCCCCTGGCCGTATTCGGCTCCGCCAGCTTCCTGGCCAACGGCAAGCTGAACTGGCTGATTCCCGCCTGGTGGCCGCTGGTCGTGCTGGGCCTGCGCCAGAGCCTGTCGCGGCCCGCCGCCGGCCTCTGGCGTCCCCTCGGCCTGGCCAGCACCCTGGCCCTTCTGCTGGCCGCCAGCGTCCTGGTCACCCAGGCCGACATGAAGCTTCCCGCCGACCTGAACGTCGCCAGCGGCTGGCGCCAAGCCGCGGCAAGGGTCGATGAACAGATTGCCGCCGAAAGGCTGGCTGGCAGGCGCGCCTTTGTCTTTTCCCCGAATTACAAGATCAGCTCGCTGATATGGATCCACCGGCCAAGCCAGGAACGCACTTACTCCAGCGACATATGGGGCGGCAAATCATTGCAATATGACCATTTTCCGAAAGACGAGAACCTGGCAGGTGCGACAGGATTTCTCGTGCTGTCCGACCAGGCCCAGTCGAATATCGACATGACCGAGGTCGCCAGACGCTTTGAATCCCTGGAATGGGTTGAAACCATGGAAACCCGTTCCAGGGGGGCCCTGGTCCGGCGCATTGAA
- a CDS encoding tripartite tricarboxylate transporter substrate binding protein produces the protein MPPTPSLPRSRRRFLSAGGALAAASLMPAVRQARATESWPARPVRFIVPFPPGGPVDTTARAFTQKLGEAWQQTTLVDNRAGAGGMVGAALAAKEPADGYTLFVGSIHHAVHPALQPKMAYDIERDFEPVSFAAMFPVFLVAHPSVPARNVRELIALAKSGNGLSFGSSGNGGGTHLAGELFNMHAGIKLQHIPYKGSAPAMNDLLGGQVQLMFADAPSALQHIRSGRIKVLGVASRQRSAMLPEMPTIAESGLPEYEAYSWAALFAPARTPAAVLDRINADFNTALRDAAVRQRLLTAGAEADPGSRQQMRERLRGELRKWAQVVKVAGIQAD, from the coding sequence ATGCCCCCGACGCCTTCCCTGCCCCGTTCACGCCGCCGGTTCCTGTCCGCCGGCGGTGCCCTGGCCGCCGCCAGCCTGATGCCTGCCGTGCGGCAGGCCCGCGCCACCGAGTCCTGGCCCGCGCGGCCCGTGCGCTTCATCGTCCCCTTTCCGCCCGGCGGCCCCGTGGATACCACGGCCCGTGCCTTCACCCAGAAGCTGGGCGAGGCATGGCAGCAGACTACCCTGGTCGACAACCGCGCGGGCGCGGGCGGCATGGTGGGCGCGGCCCTGGCCGCCAAGGAGCCGGCCGACGGCTATACGCTGTTCGTCGGCTCGATACACCACGCCGTCCATCCCGCGCTGCAGCCGAAGATGGCCTATGACATCGAGCGCGACTTCGAGCCCGTGAGCTTTGCCGCCATGTTCCCGGTCTTCCTGGTGGCCCATCCTTCGGTGCCGGCGCGCAATGTGCGCGAGCTGATCGCGCTGGCCAAGTCCGGCAACGGCCTGAGCTTCGGTTCCTCCGGCAATGGCGGCGGCACGCACCTGGCCGGCGAGCTGTTCAACATGCATGCGGGCATCAAGCTGCAGCACATTCCCTACAAGGGCAGCGCGCCGGCCATGAACGACCTGCTGGGCGGCCAGGTGCAGCTGATGTTCGCCGACGCGCCCAGCGCGCTGCAGCACATCAGGTCCGGCCGCATCAAGGTGCTGGGCGTGGCCAGCCGCCAGCGCTCGGCCATGCTGCCCGAGATGCCCACCATCGCCGAATCGGGCCTGCCCGAGTACGAGGCCTATTCCTGGGCCGCGCTGTTCGCGCCGGCCCGCACCCCCGCCGCCGTGCTTGACCGGATCAACGCCGACTTCAACACCGCGCTGCGCGACGCCGCCGTGCGCCAGCGCCTGCTGACGGCCGGCGCGGAGGCCGACCCGGGCTCCCGCCAGCAGATGCGCGAGCGCCTGCGCGGCGAGCTGCGCAAATGGGCGCAGGTGGTCAAGGTGGCGGGCATACAGGCGGACTGA
- a CDS encoding LysR family transcriptional regulator, whose product MDLRQLRQFLVLSETRSFSVAAQKLHLGQPALSTSIRKLEEEFGCQLFLRTSRGVDLTMAGQAATADLRKALLHVQQARDNARLAAAGKSGTLKIGFVGSVVSTLMPKLLAGFCAQHPQVRLELEEATTSLLIERVKQGDVDVGLVRFPIDNDPDLVVSHIQDDHLLVALPRHHVLAVLDEIPLVEMTYYPFIHYTGEVQGALAPVIDALFQEEGLAPNTTHRAAQVQTVLGLVEEGIGLAMVPSNMSAISMRLSPNVVLRPIAGGKSARVSLGLIHLAQPGTPARIHFCEAVMAFRQGGPTQRTDQLGLGI is encoded by the coding sequence ATGGATCTCAGACAACTTCGGCAATTCCTCGTTCTCAGTGAAACCCGAAGCTTCAGCGTGGCGGCGCAAAAGCTGCACCTGGGCCAGCCAGCGCTGTCCACGTCCATCCGCAAGCTGGAGGAAGAGTTCGGCTGCCAGCTGTTCCTGCGCACCAGCCGCGGCGTCGACCTGACCATGGCCGGCCAGGCGGCCACGGCGGACCTGCGCAAGGCCCTGCTCCATGTCCAGCAGGCCCGGGACAACGCACGGCTGGCCGCGGCGGGCAAGAGCGGAACACTGAAGATAGGCTTCGTGGGCTCGGTGGTCAGCACCCTGATGCCCAAGCTGCTGGCCGGCTTCTGTGCCCAGCATCCCCAGGTGCGGCTGGAGCTTGAGGAGGCCACCACCTCCCTGCTGATCGAGCGCGTCAAACAGGGGGATGTCGATGTGGGTCTGGTGCGCTTTCCCATAGACAACGATCCCGACCTGGTGGTCTCTCATATCCAGGACGACCATCTGCTGGTCGCCCTGCCGCGCCACCATGTGCTGGCCGTACTGGACGAAATTCCCCTGGTGGAGATGACCTACTACCCCTTCATCCACTACACGGGCGAGGTCCAGGGCGCCCTGGCGCCCGTCATCGACGCCCTGTTCCAGGAGGAGGGGCTGGCGCCCAACACCACGCACCGGGCCGCGCAGGTGCAGACGGTGCTGGGGCTGGTGGAGGAGGGCATAGGGCTGGCGATGGTGCCTTCCAACATGTCTGCCATCTCCATGCGGCTGTCGCCCAACGTGGTGCTGCGCCCCATAGCTGGTGGCAAGTCGGCACGCGTCAGCCTGGGGCTCATCCATCTGGCACAGCCCGGAACGCCCGCGCGCATCCATTTCTGCGAGGCCGTGATGGCCTTCAGGCAGGGAGGGCCTACGCAGCGGACGGACCAGCTCGGCCTGGGTATCTAG
- a CDS encoding amidase: MNASPELSIRQMAGMLRAGKATSETLTRAALGRIRAMDIDIHAFTNLDASGAMDAARIADAARAECADLPLLHGIPVAIKDIYDVAGLPTTCHSWLSLDYVPEEDATTVQRLRRAGAVILGKLATHEFALGGPDFDLPFPPARNPWDLAHVPGGSSSGSGAAIAAGFTRLTLGTCTGGSIRIPAAWCGAVGLKPTYGRVSKHGVFPLAWTLDHCGPLTRSVEDAAIALQVLAGYDPLDPSSADQPVDDYVRDLDKGVSGLTIGIPQDCLPSSPQASPTVLAAFDRIAAVLAEAGAGIVRPGLPGSEEFLATGRVILSAESFAIHAQDLRSRPLDFSARTAARLLLGATVTSEDYLNALRVRRMLAARVDAALSRCDVLLTPVTLDTAPRFDPPPCAHSWPVQTYAFNVTGHPAVSVPVGLSPQGLPLAVQVVGHYFDEARILQVARAIERLSGWENQLLPD; the protein is encoded by the coding sequence ATGAACGCCAGTCCTGAACTCTCGATACGGCAGATGGCCGGCATGCTGCGGGCGGGAAAGGCCACTTCGGAGACGCTGACCCGTGCGGCCCTGGGCCGTATCCGCGCCATGGACATCGACATCCATGCCTTCACCAATCTCGATGCCAGCGGCGCGATGGACGCCGCACGCATCGCCGACGCGGCGCGCGCCGAGTGCGCCGACCTGCCGCTGCTGCATGGCATTCCGGTGGCCATCAAGGACATCTACGACGTGGCAGGCTTGCCCACGACCTGCCACTCCTGGCTGAGCCTGGACTATGTCCCCGAGGAGGACGCCACCACGGTGCAGCGTCTGCGCAGGGCCGGTGCGGTCATCCTGGGCAAGCTGGCCACGCACGAGTTCGCCCTGGGCGGCCCCGACTTCGACCTGCCCTTTCCCCCGGCCCGCAACCCCTGGGACCTGGCGCATGTTCCCGGCGGCTCCTCGTCAGGGTCGGGGGCCGCGATCGCGGCCGGCTTCACGCGCCTGACGCTGGGCACCTGCACGGGAGGGTCCATCCGCATCCCGGCGGCCTGGTGCGGCGCCGTGGGGCTCAAGCCCACCTATGGCCGTGTGTCCAAGCACGGCGTGTTCCCGCTGGCCTGGACACTGGACCATTGCGGCCCGCTGACCCGCAGCGTGGAGGATGCGGCCATCGCGCTGCAGGTGCTGGCGGGATACGACCCCCTGGATCCCTCCAGCGCCGACCAACCCGTGGACGACTACGTCCGCGACCTGGACAAGGGCGTCTCGGGACTGACCATCGGCATCCCCCAGGACTGCCTGCCATCCTCGCCGCAGGCCTCCCCCACCGTTCTGGCGGCCTTCGACCGCATCGCGGCGGTGCTGGCCGAAGCCGGGGCAGGCATCGTCCGTCCGGGCCTGCCCGGCAGCGAGGAGTTTCTGGCAACCGGCCGCGTCATCCTCAGCGCAGAGAGCTTCGCCATCCACGCGCAAGACCTGCGCTCGCGCCCGTTGGATTTCAGCGCACGCACGGCCGCCCGCCTGCTGCTGGGCGCCACGGTGACTTCGGAGGACTACCTGAACGCGTTGCGCGTGCGGCGCATGCTGGCAGCACGCGTGGATGCAGCGCTCTCGCGCTGCGATGTGCTGCTCACTCCCGTGACCCTGGACACGGCGCCACGTTTCGACCCGCCTCCGTGCGCCCACTCCTGGCCGGTCCAGACGTATGCATTCAACGTGACAGGGCACCCGGCCGTCAGCGTGCCGGTCGGCCTTTCTCCCCAGGGCCTGCCCCTGGCCGTGCAGGTGGTGGGCCACTACTTCGACGAGGCGCGCATCCTGCAGGTGGCTCGCGCCATCGAACGGTTGAGCGGCTGGGAAAACCAGTTGCTGCCGGACTGA
- a CDS encoding tripartite tricarboxylate transporter substrate binding protein, with translation MKKLVRLLWSGVLLCAAGISHAAWPDKPITLVVPFPPGGGTDVVGRILAKELGSRLGVSVVVENRPGAAGNIGSNHVAKSSPNGYTLLIGTTAQSISAALYRQSRYDFVNDLEAISTINDGPLVLISRPGLKVSSVKDLIDLARRSPGKLSYATPGYGTSAHMAAEVLSLATGIRMLHVPYQGAAPVLTDLMGGQVDITFDLLTTAKSYVLEGKVNRIGVATRERSPLVPDWQTLSEQGPESLRGFNETAWNVLMAPKGTPTAILQKLNAQMKQILSDDKVRQKFMDLGSLPLWKDMADSRAFVVDDVNKWRKVVHDAGIDKI, from the coding sequence ATGAAAAAACTGGTCAGGCTCCTCTGGAGCGGTGTGCTGCTCTGTGCCGCGGGCATCAGTCACGCTGCATGGCCCGACAAGCCGATCACCCTGGTGGTTCCCTTTCCTCCCGGCGGCGGCACGGACGTGGTGGGGCGCATCCTCGCCAAGGAACTGGGCAGCCGCCTGGGCGTGAGCGTCGTCGTGGAAAACCGGCCGGGCGCGGCCGGCAACATCGGCAGCAACCATGTCGCGAAATCCAGCCCCAATGGCTATACGCTGCTGATCGGCACCACGGCCCAGAGCATTTCCGCGGCGCTCTACCGGCAGTCCAGGTATGACTTCGTCAATGACCTGGAGGCCATCTCCACCATCAACGACGGCCCGCTGGTCCTGATCAGCAGGCCCGGCCTGAAGGTGTCCTCCGTCAAGGACCTGATCGATCTGGCGCGGCGCAGCCCCGGCAAGCTCTCCTATGCCACTCCGGGCTATGGCACCTCGGCCCACATGGCGGCCGAAGTCCTGAGCCTGGCCACCGGCATCAGGATGCTGCATGTCCCCTACCAGGGAGCGGCTCCGGTGCTCACCGACCTGATGGGAGGCCAGGTGGACATCACCTTCGACCTGCTGACCACCGCCAAGAGCTACGTGCTGGAAGGCAAGGTCAACCGCATCGGCGTGGCCACGCGCGAGCGCTCGCCCCTGGTGCCCGACTGGCAGACCCTCAGCGAGCAAGGCCCCGAGAGCCTGCGCGGCTTCAATGAAACCGCCTGGAACGTGCTCATGGCGCCCAAGGGCACGCCCACCGCCATCCTGCAAAAGCTCAATGCGCAGATGAAACAGATCCTGTCGGACGACAAGGTCCGGCAGAAATTCATGGACCTCGGCAGCCTCCCCCTCTGGAAGGACATGGCCGATTCCAGGGCCTTCGTGGTCGATGACGTCAACAAGTGGAGAAAAGTCGTCCATGACGCAGGCATCGACAAGATCTGA
- a CDS encoding class I adenylate-forming enzyme family protein, with the protein MNQRIHHLLDRWLAEAPQRPFIHLPDGSSLRFADIGALTDTAEAELRALDVRPGDRVLVVAENCPEHAALILACSRVGAWSCGVNARMAPGEIDAFADKADARIVYFTSAASDSASTHARRFAACDSALSGMQHSPVRDAAVAEGGPLQDEVAALIFTSGTTGTPKGVMVGHDALAHFARVSAASRALGPEDRSYAFVPMTHIFGLGTVLLASLHAGAQMVMRPQFDPADLLDALARHGISQLQGPPALYARLLAWLQEQGIPRPEAPALRYVYTGAGPLDLTLKKRVEQVFGQALHHGYGLSEYAGSVHLTRMGEQRPDTSAGYVVEGAEVQAVDAATGQPLPMGQRGELWIRGRGLMQGYFRDAESTAAVMREGGWYASGDLGEFQADGALFVVGRLKEMIIRSGFNVYPAEVERALNELPGIQRSAVVGRAGHDGNEEVIAFVELCPGAALDAKAARSHLRERLAPYKLPAHIVAVPELPTSPNGKVLKRLLQERARHL; encoded by the coding sequence ATGAATCAACGCATACATCATCTTCTGGACCGCTGGCTGGCCGAGGCGCCGCAGCGGCCTTTCATCCACCTACCGGATGGCAGCAGCCTGCGCTTTGCCGACATCGGTGCGCTGACGGACACGGCCGAGGCCGAGTTGCGCGCGCTCGACGTACGGCCTGGCGACCGCGTGCTGGTCGTGGCCGAGAACTGCCCCGAGCATGCGGCACTGATCCTGGCCTGCAGCCGGGTCGGAGCCTGGTCCTGCGGCGTGAATGCGCGCATGGCGCCTGGCGAGATCGATGCGTTCGCGGACAAGGCCGATGCACGCATCGTCTACTTCACATCGGCCGCCTCGGACAGCGCCAGCACCCATGCGCGGCGCTTTGCCGCATGCGACTCGGCCCTGTCCGGCATGCAGCACAGCCCCGTGCGCGATGCGGCCGTGGCCGAAGGCGGACCGCTGCAGGACGAGGTGGCGGCATTGATCTTCACGTCCGGCACCACGGGCACGCCCAAGGGTGTGATGGTGGGGCATGACGCGCTGGCGCATTTCGCGCGCGTCTCGGCCGCGTCGCGCGCCCTGGGGCCCGAGGACCGCAGCTATGCCTTCGTGCCCATGACCCACATCTTCGGCCTGGGCACGGTGCTGCTGGCTTCGCTGCATGCAGGCGCGCAGATGGTGATGCGCCCGCAATTCGATCCGGCCGACCTGCTGGACGCGTTGGCGCGCCACGGCATCTCCCAGCTCCAAGGCCCACCCGCTCTCTATGCACGGCTGCTGGCCTGGCTGCAGGAACAGGGCATTCCCCGGCCCGAGGCGCCCGCGCTGCGCTATGTCTACACGGGTGCGGGTCCGCTGGACCTGACGCTCAAGAAGCGTGTGGAACAGGTGTTCGGCCAGGCCCTGCACCACGGCTACGGCCTGTCGGAGTACGCGGGTTCGGTGCATCTGACGCGCATGGGCGAGCAGCGCCCCGATACCAGCGCCGGCTATGTCGTCGAAGGCGCCGAGGTCCAGGCCGTCGATGCGGCCACGGGCCAGCCCCTGCCCATGGGCCAGCGCGGCGAGCTGTGGATACGCGGACGCGGCCTGATGCAGGGCTACTTCCGTGACGCCGAGTCCACGGCGGCCGTGATGCGCGAAGGCGGCTGGTACGCCAGCGGCGACCTCGGCGAGTTCCAGGCCGATGGTGCGCTGTTCGTGGTCGGGCGGCTCAAGGAGATGATCATCCGTTCGGGCTTCAACGTCTACCCGGCCGAGGTGGAGCGGGCCCTCAACGAGCTGCCCGGCATCCAGCGCAGCGCCGTGGTCGGCCGTGCCGGGCACGACGGCAACGAGGAGGTCATCGCCTTCGTGGAGCTGTGCCCCGGCGCCGCGCTCGATGCCAAGGCAGCGCGCAGCCACCTGCGCGAGCGGCTCGCACCCTACAAGCTGCCCGCCCACATCGTGGCCGTGCCCGAGCTGCCCACCAGCCCCAACGGCAAGGTCCTCAAGCGCCTGCTGCAGGAACGGGCCCGGCATCTCTGA
- a CDS encoding Bug family tripartite tricarboxylate transporter substrate binding protein yields the protein MTVHARRKALATLALSSLLLAGLPAAAQDSQPVRLIVGYSAGGPVDQGARLFGVALSRELGSSVVVENKPGANATMAGSEVVRARPDGLTLWFAASPTITISPNVMSKMSFDPARDLTPVAPILSYYNVLVVNNGEPYRSAPELVAYAKAHPGKLNYGSAGVGGSNHLGALLFARRSGIEMNHIPYKGNAPAMTDVIGGQLSMMLDIISTASTYIQSGKVRAIAVTSPQRNASLPDVPTFAESGIEGLKGFDVGGWYGVYGPKGMSPELVARLNKSINAALAQPELRKRFKELGYEEWTGSPQKLAERGAKERAMWATVTQGIVVD from the coding sequence ATGACCGTCCACGCGCGCCGCAAGGCGCTGGCCACACTGGCCCTCTCTTCCCTGCTGCTGGCAGGGCTGCCCGCGGCCGCCCAGGATTCGCAGCCCGTGCGCCTGATCGTCGGCTATTCCGCAGGTGGCCCCGTGGACCAGGGTGCCCGTCTGTTCGGCGTGGCCCTGTCCAGGGAACTGGGCAGCTCGGTGGTGGTGGAGAACAAGCCCGGCGCCAATGCCACCATGGCCGGCAGCGAGGTCGTGCGTGCCAGGCCCGATGGACTGACGCTGTGGTTCGCGGCCAGCCCCACCATCACCATCAGCCCCAACGTGATGAGCAAGATGTCCTTCGACCCGGCCAGGGACCTCACGCCCGTGGCACCCATCCTCAGCTACTACAACGTCCTGGTGGTCAACAACGGCGAGCCCTACAGAAGCGCGCCCGAACTGGTGGCCTACGCCAAGGCGCATCCCGGCAAGCTCAACTACGGCTCGGCCGGCGTGGGCGGCTCCAACCACCTGGGCGCGCTGCTGTTCGCGCGGCGCAGCGGCATCGAGATGAACCACATTCCCTACAAGGGCAACGCACCCGCCATGACCGACGTGATCGGCGGCCAGCTGAGCATGATGCTGGACATCATCAGCACCGCCAGTACCTACATCCAGAGCGGCAAGGTACGGGCCATCGCCGTCACCTCGCCCCAGCGCAATGCCTCCCTGCCCGACGTGCCCACCTTCGCGGAATCCGGCATCGAAGGCCTCAAGGGCTTCGACGTGGGCGGCTGGTATGGCGTCTACGGGCCCAAGGGCATGTCGCCCGAACTCGTCGCCAGGCTCAACAAGTCCATCAACGCCGCCCTGGCACAGCCCGAGCTGCGCAAGCGCTTCAAGGAACTGGGCTACGAGGAGTGGACGGGATCGCCCCAGAAGCTGGCCGAGCGTGGTGCCAAGGAACGGGCCATGTGGGCCACGGTGACCCAAGGCATCGTGGTGGACTAG
- a CDS encoding methyl-accepting chemotaxis protein, which yields MQFSDWPLARRLALAFAGVIAIFLAVILVAINSQNQIKAAQEWNQHTFRVAGLAEELLLGMVNMETGVRGYLLSGESSFLEPWDKGLQGVQQAWAQLKTLTQDNPVQQARLDELQAAQQAFIATERELLAMRRSVDEGAMSMDAFVATFKRAKAKAIMDGFRKIQSEFSQAERDLLVQRQAQANALRNQTLTLQLAGLALAMLVATVLGTWVTRSITRPLEQAVTLAGDIAAGDLSVSVPADRGDEIGKLLRSFNGMAERLRGVVGEVRSGVESVSTASNQIASGNQDLSARTEQTAANLQETAASMEQLTATVTQSADTARQANQLAATAAKAAEQGGAVVGQVVQSMQQITDSSRKIADIIGVIDGIAFQTNILALNAARAGEQGRGFAVVAGEVRSLAQRSAEAAKEIKTLITTSVDNVQSGSQQVEQAGRSMEEIVSSVRRVSDLIGEITASSTEQRDGIGQVNQAVSQLDQMTQQNAALVEESSAAALAMQEQARRLAGVVAVFKLGQEGSALAPARASAPARRPAAAAVPARTAPARRISGAAPLPASRGDQGSRPAHASGKVEEGEWASF from the coding sequence ATGCAGTTTTCCGATTGGCCCCTGGCGCGGCGCCTGGCGCTGGCATTTGCGGGCGTCATCGCCATTTTTCTTGCCGTGATCCTGGTGGCCATCAACAGCCAGAACCAGATCAAGGCAGCGCAGGAGTGGAACCAGCACACCTTCCGTGTCGCCGGCCTGGCCGAGGAGTTGCTGCTGGGGATGGTCAACATGGAGACCGGCGTCAGGGGCTATCTGCTGTCCGGCGAGAGCAGCTTCCTGGAGCCCTGGGACAAGGGCTTGCAAGGCGTCCAGCAGGCCTGGGCGCAGCTGAAGACGCTCACGCAGGACAACCCGGTCCAGCAAGCCCGCCTCGATGAACTGCAAGCCGCGCAGCAGGCCTTCATCGCCACGGAGCGCGAGTTGCTGGCCATGCGCAGGTCGGTGGATGAAGGCGCCATGTCGATGGACGCGTTTGTTGCCACTTTCAAACGTGCGAAGGCCAAGGCCATCATGGATGGCTTTCGCAAGATCCAGTCGGAATTCAGCCAGGCCGAACGCGACCTGCTGGTGCAACGGCAGGCGCAGGCCAATGCGCTGCGCAACCAGACCCTGACGCTGCAGCTGGCAGGCCTGGCGCTGGCCATGCTGGTGGCCACCGTGCTGGGCACCTGGGTCACACGCTCCATCACGCGGCCCCTGGAGCAGGCCGTCACGCTGGCAGGCGACATCGCCGCCGGCGACCTGAGTGTCTCGGTGCCGGCCGACCGGGGCGACGAGATCGGCAAGCTGCTGCGCTCGTTCAACGGCATGGCCGAGCGCCTGCGCGGCGTGGTCGGCGAGGTGCGCTCGGGCGTGGAGTCCGTGTCCACGGCCTCCAACCAGATCGCCAGCGGCAACCAGGACCTGTCCGCGCGCACCGAGCAGACGGCAGCCAACCTGCAGGAGACGGCGGCCAGCATGGAGCAGCTGACGGCCACCGTCACCCAGTCGGCCGACACGGCGCGCCAGGCCAACCAGCTGGCGGCCACGGCGGCGAAGGCCGCCGAGCAGGGCGGAGCGGTGGTGGGCCAGGTGGTGCAGAGCATGCAGCAGATCACGGACAGCAGCCGCAAGATCGCCGACATCATCGGCGTGATCGACGGCATTGCCTTCCAGACCAACATCCTGGCGCTGAACGCGGCGCGCGCGGGCGAGCAGGGCCGGGGCTTCGCCGTGGTGGCGGGCGAGGTGCGTTCGCTGGCCCAGCGCAGCGCGGAGGCGGCCAAGGAGATCAAGACGCTGATCACGACCAGCGTGGACAACGTGCAATCGGGCTCGCAGCAGGTGGAGCAGGCGGGGCGCTCCATGGAGGAGATCGTGTCCAGCGTGCGCAGGGTGAGTGATCTGATCGGAGAGATCACGGCGTCGTCGACGGAGCAGCGCGACGGGATCGGCCAGGTGAACCAGGCGGTGAGCCAGCTGGACCAGATGACGCAGCAGAATGCGGCGCTGGTGGAGGAGTCGAGCGCGGCGGCGCTGGCCATGCAGGAGCAGGCGAGGCGCCTGGCGGGGGTGGTGGCCGTGTTCAAGCTGGGGCAGGAGGGCAGTGCGCTGGCGCCTGCCAGGGCATCCGCGCCGGCCCGCAGGCCCGCTGCTGCTGCCGTGCCGGCGCGGACTGCCCCTGCCCGCAGGATCTCGGGGGCGGCGCCCCTGCCGGCATCACGAGGGGATCAGGGCAGCAGGCCGGCGCATGCCAGCGGCAAGGTGGAGGAGGGTGAATGGGCGTCGTTCTGA